The following proteins are co-located in the Terriglobales bacterium genome:
- a CDS encoding ATP-binding protein — translation MPGNDQNRSRRKSLIIGLGIAIFVLFLVLISQQSFNLTFLHPGSVQQTLVLTALSALVFLLFVALTFVLLRNLLKLLAERRGGVLGSKFRTKMVFGALLMSFTPALFMFLFTYLLTNRSIDRWFSSPVQNLSESSEQVAGLLVQYAQANAQAEAQTLAGNRGIQSAFESGDFSSATTGLREEEPALQGGFSILLRDHAPAASVNVPSQWNELREPLLQALQTTHRLQWGNADYVVASSTVGSAGAVVTAIPLPTTFAATMDQIAESQRNYQALGSNRKALRRTYILFLLLITALVLFAATWLSLFISKLVTRPVAALAAATEELSQGHFSHRVAVAAADELGELVASFNRMAGDLEESREKIEQSTRDLAQANSDIEKRRRQTEIILENIPTGVLSLDAAGKIRQANPAFIRLLRFRENEPGDNPPESSESFEGASLRDIFGTEISTQLIHLMRKADRMGNTTSQFELQSGNDKLNVAITVASLRIERQRLGYVLVFEDFTELLRAQKQAAWREVARRVAHEIKNPLTPIALSAERIRRHLDRGAAPDSTSLNVMHGCAETISNAVETVRRLVDEFSTLARFPTAQPRPNEINVIIESALQLFHGRLDGIRIQTQLASNLPPVLADPDAMRRAIANLVDNAAEALQDSLVKEIYISTNVVETREAVEIVVADTGHGITTEVKERLFLPYFSTKKRGTGLGLHIVSRIMQEHGGSIRVEENQPVGARFILELPLAVEAATAV, via the coding sequence GTGCCTGGCAACGATCAGAACCGCTCGCGTCGCAAGAGCCTCATCATCGGCCTGGGGATCGCGATCTTCGTGTTGTTTCTCGTTCTGATCTCACAGCAGAGTTTTAATCTCACCTTCCTCCATCCCGGCAGCGTGCAACAGACTCTAGTGCTCACGGCTCTGTCGGCACTCGTCTTCCTGCTTTTTGTTGCGCTTACTTTCGTCTTGCTGCGCAACCTGCTGAAGCTCCTAGCGGAAAGGCGAGGCGGAGTCCTCGGTTCAAAGTTCCGTACCAAGATGGTGTTCGGAGCGCTGCTGATGTCGTTCACTCCGGCGCTCTTCATGTTTCTGTTCACCTATCTGCTCACCAATCGATCAATCGACCGTTGGTTCTCCTCGCCTGTACAGAACCTCAGTGAGAGTTCCGAGCAGGTCGCGGGACTGCTCGTCCAGTACGCACAGGCAAATGCGCAGGCCGAAGCGCAGACGCTGGCTGGTAACCGCGGAATTCAGAGTGCGTTTGAGTCTGGGGATTTTTCTAGCGCAACGACAGGTCTTCGCGAGGAAGAACCTGCGTTGCAGGGAGGATTTTCCATTCTTCTGCGCGACCATGCTCCGGCGGCTTCCGTAAATGTTCCGTCGCAGTGGAATGAACTCCGCGAGCCACTACTTCAGGCCCTGCAGACAACTCATCGCCTGCAATGGGGAAATGCGGATTACGTAGTCGCGTCGAGTACGGTCGGCAGCGCCGGAGCTGTGGTCACGGCGATTCCGTTGCCGACGACCTTTGCTGCGACCATGGATCAGATTGCAGAAAGCCAACGTAATTACCAGGCGCTGGGATCGAATCGCAAGGCGCTCCGCCGCACCTACATTCTTTTTTTGCTCTTGATCACTGCGCTGGTGCTCTTCGCTGCGACCTGGCTGTCGTTGTTCATTTCGAAACTCGTCACCAGGCCGGTAGCCGCATTGGCCGCAGCCACGGAAGAGCTGTCCCAAGGACACTTCTCTCACCGTGTTGCCGTTGCTGCCGCTGACGAATTAGGCGAGCTGGTTGCGTCGTTCAATCGTATGGCAGGCGATCTGGAAGAGAGTCGCGAAAAAATCGAGCAATCGACCCGTGACCTTGCGCAGGCAAATTCGGACATCGAGAAGCGCCGGCGACAAACGGAAATCATTCTCGAAAATATTCCAACAGGCGTTCTCTCCCTGGATGCGGCAGGAAAGATTCGCCAGGCGAATCCGGCATTCATTCGCTTGCTGCGCTTTCGCGAGAACGAACCCGGCGATAACCCTCCGGAGAGTTCGGAGAGTTTCGAAGGCGCCTCTCTTCGCGACATCTTCGGCACCGAAATCTCCACGCAGCTCATCCATCTCATGCGCAAGGCAGATCGCATGGGAAACACCACCAGCCAGTTTGAACTGCAATCCGGCAACGACAAGCTGAACGTCGCAATCACAGTCGCGTCGCTGCGCATCGAGCGCCAGCGGCTCGGATATGTGCTGGTCTTCGAAGATTTTACGGAGTTGTTGCGCGCGCAGAAGCAGGCTGCATGGAGGGAAGTTGCGCGTCGCGTGGCGCACGAGATCAAGAATCCGCTCACGCCAATTGCGCTCTCGGCCGAACGCATCCGCCGCCACCTCGATCGCGGGGCAGCACCCGACAGCACTTCGCTGAATGTGATGCACGGTTGTGCGGAAACGATCTCTAACGCTGTCGAGACAGTGCGTCGCCTGGTGGATGAATTTTCAACTTTGGCGCGTTTCCCCACGGCGCAGCCCCGGCCGAACGAGATCAATGTGATTATTGAAAGCGCACTACAGCTCTTCCATGGCCGCCTCGATGGCATCAGAATTCAGACGCAGCTTGCCTCGAATTTGCCGCCCGTTCTCGCCGATCCGGATGCGATGCGCCGAGCGATTGCCAATCTTGTAGACAATGCTGCTGAGGCTCTGCAGGATTCGCTGGTGAAAGAGATTTACATCTCGACGAACGTCGTAGAGACGCGTGAGGCAGTCGAGATCGTCGTCGCCGATACCGGCCACGGAATCACCACCGAAGTCAAGGAACGCCTCTTCCTTCCCTATTTCTCCACGAAGAAGCGCGGTACCGGATTGGGACTGCACATCGTAAGCCGGATTATGCAGGAGCATGGCGGATCGATTCGCGTGGAAGAAAATCAGCCGGTGGGGGCGCGTTTCATTTTGGAATTGCCGCTGGCTGTGGAAGCGGCGACGGCAGTCTAG
- the thiC gene encoding phosphomethylpyrimidine synthase ThiC, with protein MSADNGQATTQLTNGYEVPKPRSEWLRRRREEAAKRGDLNFSQMHYARRGIVTEEMEYVALKEKLSPEVIRSEVAAGRMIIPANINHAELEPMAIGVASCCKINANIGNSAVTSNVDEELKKLHTAVHFGADTVMDLSTGGDIPEIREAILRHSPVPIGTVPIYEAISRVKRIEDLTPEIYLEVVEEQAAQGVDYMTVHAGVLIQYLPLVSKRITGIVSRGGAILAQWMAHHHKQNFLYERFDDITKIMAKYDVSYSLGDGLRPGCIADASDAAQFAELATLGELTKKTWEHDVQVMIEGPGHVPMDKIKEQVDKEVELCYGAPFYTLGPLVTDIAPGYDHITSAIGAAMIGWHGASMLCYVTPKEHLGLPNEKDVKDGIIAYKIAAHAADVARHRPGARDRDDAISYARYTFDWNKQFELSLDPETARSMHDETLPDDYYKEAGFCSMCGPKFCSMNYSSKVDEFNKRVHGLEKRDLSGLMQENLVKLGRSAR; from the coding sequence ATGAGCGCAGACAACGGACAGGCAACAACACAACTGACGAATGGCTACGAAGTTCCAAAGCCGCGGTCCGAGTGGCTGCGCCGTCGGCGTGAGGAAGCTGCAAAGAGGGGTGATCTGAACTTTTCCCAAATGCACTATGCGCGGCGCGGGATCGTCACGGAGGAGATGGAATACGTCGCTCTGAAAGAGAAGCTCTCTCCCGAAGTGATACGCAGCGAGGTGGCTGCCGGACGAATGATCATTCCCGCGAACATCAATCATGCCGAGCTCGAGCCGATGGCCATTGGCGTGGCTTCGTGCTGCAAAATCAATGCGAACATCGGCAACTCCGCCGTGACCTCAAATGTCGACGAAGAGCTTAAGAAGTTGCACACCGCGGTACATTTCGGCGCCGACACAGTGATGGACCTGAGCACGGGCGGCGACATTCCCGAGATTCGGGAGGCTATCCTCCGCCATTCTCCCGTTCCTATCGGTACGGTTCCGATTTACGAGGCGATCAGCCGGGTCAAACGTATTGAAGACCTTACGCCGGAGATTTACCTCGAAGTCGTCGAGGAGCAGGCCGCGCAGGGCGTCGACTACATGACGGTTCACGCCGGCGTGCTGATTCAGTATCTGCCGTTGGTTTCGAAACGGATTACGGGGATCGTGAGCCGCGGTGGCGCGATCCTGGCCCAGTGGATGGCGCACCATCACAAGCAAAACTTCCTGTATGAGCGATTCGATGACATCACGAAGATCATGGCGAAGTACGACGTTTCATATTCGCTGGGCGATGGATTGCGCCCAGGCTGCATCGCCGATGCGAGCGACGCGGCACAGTTCGCAGAGCTTGCTACCCTAGGCGAGCTTACGAAAAAAACGTGGGAGCACGATGTGCAGGTGATGATCGAAGGGCCGGGCCACGTGCCGATGGACAAGATCAAAGAGCAGGTCGATAAGGAAGTCGAGCTTTGCTACGGCGCTCCGTTCTATACGCTCGGTCCGCTGGTCACCGACATTGCTCCCGGCTACGACCACATCACCAGCGCCATCGGAGCGGCCATGATCGGATGGCATGGCGCGTCGATGCTTTGCTATGTCACGCCCAAGGAGCACCTCGGACTGCCGAATGAAAAAGACGTGAAGGATGGAATCATTGCCTACAAAATCGCCGCTCACGCCGCCGACGTGGCTCGGCATCGTCCGGGAGCCCGCGATCGTGACGACGCCATCAGCTACGCGCGCTACACCTTTGACTGGAACAAGCAGTTTGAGCTCTCGCTCGATCCCGAAACGGCACGCTCGATGCACGATGAAACGCTGCCCGACGACTACTACAAAGAGGCAGGATTCTGCTCGATGTGCGGTCCGAAGTTCTGCTCAATGAATTACTCCAGCAAAGTGGACGAATTTAACAAACGTGTTCACGGCCTCGAAAAGCGAGATCTGAGCGGGTTGATGCAGGAGAATCTGGTGAAGCTGGGCAGGTCGGCGAGATAG
- a CDS encoding peroxiredoxin family protein: MLKKILLGIGIVVLILAGLVAFALYHYPKAQIVSASNQAAPDFALKDAHGQDFTLSSLRGHKAVLFFYRGYWUPFCMKQLREFAQRKSDFDAQNARVVAISVDDMDHARKVWDEVAHGNVIVLSDPEAKVIREYGLLHPKGHSGEDIALRATLVLDSNGREVYRKVSSSVPDIRTADEILAELRKVQ; the protein is encoded by the coding sequence ATGCTCAAGAAAATTCTGCTTGGAATCGGGATTGTCGTCCTCATTCTGGCCGGTCTGGTAGCGTTTGCGCTATATCACTATCCCAAGGCGCAGATTGTGAGTGCGAGCAATCAGGCAGCTCCGGACTTCGCTCTGAAAGATGCGCACGGACAGGATTTCACTCTTTCGTCTCTCCGTGGACACAAAGCAGTTCTCTTTTTTTACCGAGGCTACTGGTGACCATTCTGCATGAAGCAACTGCGCGAGTTCGCGCAGAGGAAATCAGATTTTGACGCGCAAAACGCCCGCGTGGTGGCCATCAGCGTCGATGATATGGACCACGCACGCAAGGTTTGGGACGAAGTAGCGCATGGAAACGTGATCGTGCTCAGCGATCCTGAAGCCAAAGTAATTCGCGAGTACGGATTGCTTCACCCCAAAGGGCACAGTGGCGAGGACATAGCGTTGCGTGCAACCCTCGTCCTTGACAGCAACGGTCGCGAGGTTTATCGCAAGGTGAGCAGCTCAGTACCGGACATAAGGACGGCCGACGAAATCCTGGCAGAGCTCAGAAAGGTACAATAA
- the coaD gene encoding pantetheine-phosphate adenylyltransferase, which translates to MKQIKAIYPGSFDPLTNGHLDLIERGSKIFHELVVAILKNSEKEPLFDVAERREMLTEATSRWPNVRVDTFSGLLVDYVVKQKANAVLRGIRAISDYEYELQMALMNRKLNASVETIFMMPAEAYSYLSSRLVKEVFRLGGSVRGLVPPNVEERLQKKFGPAASAAKR; encoded by the coding sequence ATGAAGCAGATCAAAGCAATTTATCCGGGATCATTCGACCCGCTCACCAACGGCCATCTCGACCTGATCGAGCGCGGCAGCAAGATCTTTCATGAACTGGTAGTCGCGATCCTCAAGAATTCCGAGAAAGAGCCCCTGTTCGACGTGGCTGAACGCCGCGAGATGCTCACGGAGGCGACGTCCCGATGGCCGAACGTGCGTGTGGATACCTTTTCCGGCCTCCTTGTGGATTACGTTGTTAAGCAAAAGGCAAATGCCGTATTGCGCGGAATCCGGGCTATCAGCGACTATGAATATGAACTCCAGATGGCATTGATGAACCGCAAGCTCAATGCTTCTGTGGAGACGATCTTCATGATGCCCGCCGAGGCGTACTCTTATCTCAGTTCGCGGCTGGTGAAGGAAGTTTTCCGGCTCGGTGGATCGGTTCGAGGGCTCGTTCCGCCGAACGTCGAGGAGCGTCTGCAAAAGAAGTTTGGCCCGGCGGCTTCGGCTGCAAAGCGATAA
- a CDS encoding pyridoxal phosphate-dependent aminotransferase, which yields MATSTAVSSPFSARLNRIEVSATMAMTAEGAKLRAKGIDVSDLGMGEPHFNTPQHIKDAGIVAIQQNFTKYTAVGGIPELRKAIVKRHAADFSSDYKAEEACASTGGKQALFNAIQVLVDHGDEVIIPVPYWVSFKDIVEYAGGKCVYVHADEEQDFRITADMVERAITSRTKAIILNTPCNPSGAVMHRDDFRDVVLMAHRRGIYVMSDECYVYLNFTGDVYSAGSIAEAREHLVIIGSLSKTYAMTGWRSGYALGPKAVIDQVNKLQSQSTSSPVSIVQKAAIAALEGPQDCIKEFRADYVRLRDQVLADLKQIPGVTCARPEGAFYVYPNVSAYLGRGGLKSSIDVANRLLQEGHVLTVPGEAFGTREHIRLSYATSGAILKKALQRMKGFFASV from the coding sequence ATGGCAACCAGCACGGCAGTCAGCAGTCCATTTTCCGCGCGGCTTAACCGCATTGAAGTTTCAGCCACCATGGCCATGACCGCGGAAGGCGCCAAGCTGCGCGCCAAGGGCATCGATGTGAGCGATCTCGGTATGGGTGAGCCGCACTTCAACACGCCACAGCACATCAAGGACGCAGGCATCGTGGCGATTCAGCAGAATTTCACCAAGTACACCGCCGTAGGTGGCATTCCTGAGCTGCGGAAAGCCATTGTGAAGCGCCACGCCGCCGATTTCAGTTCTGACTACAAGGCAGAAGAAGCCTGCGCCTCTACCGGCGGCAAGCAGGCGTTGTTCAATGCCATCCAGGTGCTGGTCGATCACGGCGATGAGGTCATTATCCCAGTCCCATATTGGGTCTCGTTCAAAGACATCGTCGAGTATGCCGGCGGCAAGTGCGTCTATGTTCACGCCGACGAAGAGCAGGACTTTCGCATCACGGCGGACATGGTTGAGCGCGCGATTACCTCGCGTACGAAAGCTATCATCCTGAACACGCCCTGCAATCCGTCTGGCGCAGTGATGCATCGCGACGACTTCCGTGATGTTGTGCTCATGGCGCATCGGCGCGGCATCTACGTGATGTCTGACGAGTGCTACGTTTATTTGAATTTCACCGGCGATGTTTACTCCGCCGGCTCAATCGCTGAAGCGCGCGAGCATCTCGTCATCATCGGCTCACTCTCGAAGACTTACGCAATGACCGGATGGCGCTCCGGCTACGCACTGGGTCCGAAGGCGGTGATCGATCAGGTCAACAAGCTGCAGAGTCAATCGACCTCGAGCCCAGTTTCGATTGTGCAGAAGGCGGCGATTGCCGCGCTCGAAGGTCCGCAGGACTGCATCAAGGAATTCCGCGCGGACTACGTCCGCTTGCGCGATCAGGTTCTCGCCGACCTAAAACAAATTCCCGGAGTGACCTGCGCCCGACCTGAGGGAGCTTTCTACGTTTATCCCAACGTCTCGGCGTACCTTGGGCGCGGCGGACTGAAATCGAGCATCGATGTTGCGAATCGTTTGTTACAGGAAGGCCACGTCCTGACGGTTCCGGGCGAAGCTTTTGGCACGCGCGAGCACATCCGTCTCTCCTATGCGACCAGCGGCGCAATCTTGAAAAAGGCGCTGCAGCGCATGAAAGGCTTCTTTGCATCGGTGTAG